In the genome of Oscillospiraceae bacterium, one region contains:
- a CDS encoding ElyC/SanA/YdcF family protein: MRKYIISNGSTRKKRPVLFNIAAIFAGAVVLTALSAALMNVIVVSSSAPHIISYGKISPDTELYDSELIKETPKYDCIIILGAKVTGTRLSNILEDRTKAGILAYKDGMSDRIIMSGDHGKKDYDEVNAMREYAERLGVSTDDIFLDHAGFSTYESIYRAKNVFGAKRVLIITQKYHLYRAVFIARRLGLDADGISSDFREYGGMPMFEVREIIARCKDFLITLLPERKYDGDVYVLSGSGTVTHDMQPGSHEA, from the coding sequence ATGCGAAAATACATAATTTCAAATGGTTCAACAAGAAAAAAACGCCCGGTATTGTTTAATATTGCGGCAATTTTTGCGGGTGCCGTGGTGCTTACCGCTTTGTCTGCAGCTTTGATGAACGTGATAGTAGTTTCATCCTCAGCTCCGCATATTATTTCATATGGTAAAATTTCTCCGGACACAGAATTATATGACAGTGAATTGATAAAGGAAACGCCGAAATATGACTGTATAATAATTCTCGGCGCAAAGGTCACGGGCACAAGGCTCAGCAACATATTGGAGGACAGGACAAAGGCAGGAATTTTGGCATATAAGGACGGTATGTCCGACAGAATAATAATGAGCGGAGATCACGGTAAAAAGGATTATGACGAAGTCAACGCGATGAGGGAGTACGCGGAACGTCTGGGCGTTTCCACTGACGATATTTTTCTCGATCACGCGGGATTCTCAACTTATGAATCGATATATCGCGCAAAAAATGTCTTCGGAGCGAAACGCGTTCTTATAATAACTCAAAAATATCACCTCTATCGTGCCGTATTTATTGCCCGCAGACTTGGACTTGACGCTGACGGCATTTCTTCCGATTTTCGTGAATATGGCGGCATGCCTATGTTCGAAGTGCGCGAAATAATAGCAAGATGCAAGGATTTTCTTATAACACTTCTGCCTGAACGAAAATATGACGGCGATGTCTATGTCCTTTCCGGCAGCGGAACCGTTACACATGACATGCAGCCCGGAAGCCATGAAGCCTGA
- a CDS encoding S24 family peptidase, which produces MSFSGKISVLLKDRGITKAQLAKAAGIPYTTLDSMLKRESDTERLASVFKIAEFLEVTVEELVFDGILPAPVELSDEERKLVMLFRSLDDRARGSVMNSAEYESNTCLKQKESAFKQKLKPKRLPVYDAPAAAGAALPLLTDDYAMDWAENAPDDASFGIKIRGDSMIPVIENGAVVWVKKQSTLEPGEIGIFILNGESLCKRLEYRNGGCYLISENSAYNPIRIYDTDELHVAGRVILQ; this is translated from the coding sequence ATGTCCTTCAGCGGGAAAATATCTGTCCTATTGAAAGATCGCGGAATAACGAAAGCTCAGCTTGCGAAAGCGGCCGGAATACCGTATACCACTCTCGACAGCATGCTCAAGCGGGAATCTGACACTGAAAGGCTTGCCTCCGTGTTTAAAATCGCGGAATTTTTGGAAGTTACCGTCGAGGAGCTTGTGTTCGACGGTATATTGCCGGCTCCGGTAGAGCTGTCAGATGAAGAAAGGAAATTGGTTATGCTGTTCCGCTCTCTTGATGACCGCGCAAGAGGCTCCGTTATGAATTCCGCCGAGTACGAATCAAATACGTGCCTGAAACAAAAGGAATCCGCCTTCAAGCAAAAGCTTAAACCAAAACGCCTCCCTGTATATGACGCGCCCGCCGCCGCCGGCGCTGCGCTGCCGCTGCTTACCGACGACTATGCTATGGATTGGGCGGAAAACGCGCCGGATGACGCGAGCTTTGGAATTAAAATACGCGGTGACAGCATGATTCCGGTAATTGAAAACGGAGCTGTTGTCTGGGTTAAAAAGCAAAGCACCCTCGAACCCGGCGAGATAGGTATTTTTATTCTCAACGGAGAGAGCTTATGCAAACGTCTTGAATATAGAAACGGAGGTTGTTATCTTATTTCTGAGAATTCGGCTTATAATCCGATAAGGATATATGACACCGACGAGCTTCACGTTGCCGGACGGGTAATTCTGCAATGA
- the groL gene encoding chaperonin GroEL (60 kDa chaperone family; promotes refolding of misfolded polypeptides especially under stressful conditions; forms two stacked rings of heptamers to form a barrel-shaped 14mer; ends can be capped by GroES; misfolded proteins enter the barrel where they are refolded when GroES binds) has translation MAKEIIYGIDARNKLMAGIDKLADTVKITLGPKGRNVVLDKKYGSPLITNDGVTIAKEIELDDAFENMGAQLVKEVAVKTNDSAGDGTTTATLLAQAIIREGMRNVTAGANPMIIKKGIKKAVDKAVEAIKANSKKLNGSDDIVRVGTISASDELVGKLIADAMEKVTSDGVITVEESKSADTFCEVVEGMQFDRGYISPYMVTDTDKMEANIDDALILITDKKISNIQEILPLLEQIVQSGKKLVIIAEDVEGEALSTLIVNKLRGTFTCVAVKAPGFGDRRKEMLRDIAILTGGEVISEELGLDLKTATPEMLGHAKQVKINKENTIIVGGMGSSDEIKARIAQIRAAIEITTSDFDREKLQERLAKLSGGVAVIKVGAATEAEMKDAKLRIEDALNATRAAVEEGIIAGGGVALLNAIPAVKALLPTVEGDEKLGVSIILRALQEPTRQIVENAGFESSVIIDKIMNSGKNSYGFDAYTEKYVDMFEAGIIDPTKVTKSALLNAASVASMVLTTESLVADKKEEAPAAAAPNPGMGGMGGMY, from the coding sequence ATGGCAAAAGAAATTATTTACGGCATCGATGCCCGCAACAAGCTCATGGCCGGCATTGACAAGCTCGCCGACACTGTTAAAATTACCCTTGGCCCGAAAGGCAGAAACGTTGTTCTCGATAAAAAGTACGGCTCTCCGCTGATCACAAACGATGGCGTTACGATAGCAAAAGAAATAGAGCTTGACGACGCGTTCGAAAATATGGGCGCCCAGCTCGTAAAAGAAGTCGCAGTCAAGACAAATGATTCCGCGGGAGACGGAACGACAACCGCCACCCTGCTTGCTCAGGCCATCATCCGTGAAGGCATGAGAAACGTCACCGCAGGCGCAAACCCGATGATCATTAAAAAGGGTATCAAGAAGGCCGTGGACAAAGCCGTCGAAGCTATCAAAGCTAACTCAAAGAAGCTCAACGGCTCCGATGACATTGTCAGAGTCGGAACAATATCCGCCAGCGACGAGCTTGTCGGAAAGCTTATAGCCGATGCCATGGAAAAGGTCACATCTGACGGAGTTATTACCGTTGAAGAAAGCAAATCAGCAGACACCTTCTGTGAAGTCGTCGAAGGAATGCAGTTTGACCGCGGATACATTTCTCCCTACATGGTCACCGATACAGATAAAATGGAAGCCAACATAGATGATGCGCTTATCCTTATCACCGATAAAAAGATATCCAATATTCAGGAAATTTTGCCGCTGCTCGAACAAATCGTTCAATCCGGCAAAAAGCTCGTTATAATCGCCGAAGACGTCGAAGGCGAAGCTCTCTCCACCCTTATTGTCAACAAGCTCCGCGGCACCTTCACCTGCGTCGCGGTCAAGGCTCCCGGATTCGGCGACAGACGCAAGGAAATGCTCCGCGATATCGCCATACTCACCGGCGGCGAAGTAATATCCGAAGAACTCGGCCTTGACCTCAAGACCGCAACTCCGGAAATGCTCGGTCACGCAAAGCAGGTTAAGATCAACAAGGAAAACACCATTATCGTCGGCGGAATGGGCAGCTCTGATGAGATTAAAGCACGCATTGCCCAGATTCGTGCCGCAATAGAAATCACAACCAGCGATTTTGACCGTGAAAAGCTTCAGGAAAGACTCGCCAAGCTCTCCGGCGGAGTTGCGGTTATAAAGGTCGGCGCAGCCACAGAAGCGGAAATGAAGGACGCAAAGCTCCGTATCGAAGATGCGCTGAACGCTACTCGCGCAGCAGTTGAAGAAGGTATCATCGCAGGCGGCGGCGTCGCGCTTCTCAATGCGATACCCGCGGTTAAAGCTCTCCTTCCGACTGTTGAAGGCGACGAAAAGCTCGGCGTTTCGATCATTCTCCGCGCTCTTCAGGAGCCCACCAGACAGATCGTTGAGAACGCGGGCTTTGAATCCAGCGTGATCATCGACAAGATCATGAATTCCGGAAAGAACAGCTACGGCTTTGACGCATATACCGAAAAATACGTCGATATGTTCGAAGCCGGTATTATCGACCCGACCAAGGTCACAAAGAGCGCCCTCCTCAACGCGGCTTCCGTCGCTTCCATGGTTCTCACCACGGAAAGCCTCGTAGCCGACAAGAAGGAAGAAGCTCCGGCCGCAGCCGCTCCTAACCCCGGCATGGGCGGCATGGGCGGAATGTATTAA
- a CDS encoding co-chaperone GroES has translation MKLKPLADRVILKMVEAEETTKSGIILAGAAKEKPSVAQVIEVGPGGNVDGKEVVMTVKAGDKVITSKYSGTEVKIDGIEYVIVRQSDILAVVE, from the coding sequence ATGAAATTGAAACCACTTGCAGACAGAGTTATTCTTAAAATGGTCGAGGCCGAGGAAACCACAAAAAGCGGCATTATCCTCGCGGGCGCGGCAAAAGAAAAGCCGTCCGTCGCTCAGGTCATTGAGGTCGGCCCCGGCGGAAACGTCGACGGCAAAGAAGTTGTCATGACCGTCAAAGCGGGTGACAAAGTCATTACCAGCAAATATTCCGGAACCGAAGTAAAGATTGACGGGATCGAATACGTCATCGTCAGACAGAGCGATATTCTCGCGGTCGTCGAATAA